One region of Kazachstania africana CBS 2517 chromosome 3, complete genome genomic DNA includes:
- the AMD1 gene encoding AMP deaminase (similar to Saccharomyces cerevisiae AMD1 (YML035C); ancestral locus Anc_5.578), which translates to MDADKVNTNLSDLSLEAAPSHDDVTNPGLLVDREDNLDASDDVANQMELQLSNDGSDNNISSMNANFSYHESQKLIQNNSKHIAVDEHDVNSAILEQPRHASNLSTESPTTKKSRTLSASAQHTIPEPPRPLWNKEPKVKKETTLYKMGMLAEDAEQQFSEDPSPELIDLYSKVQECRDLRTKYQTLSVQNDNQNPKNKPDWKVYPYPPKPSYNADTKTVVPVFNKPDVEVFDFNQCEIPGIDEEWDFGSNGDDSYIVHKAGNPDDLIADIPTLRDYYRDLDKMIGISSDGPAKSFAFRRLQYLEARWNLYYLLNEYQETSVSKRNPHRDFYNVRKVDTHVHHSACMNQKHLLRFIKYKLRHSAEEKVIFRDGQLLTLEEVFRSLNLTGYDLSIDTLDMHAHKDTFHRFDKFNLKYNPIGESRLREIFLKTNNYIRGSYLAEITQQVISDLENSKYQNCEYRISIYGRSLDEWDKLAAWVIDNKIISHNVRWLIQIPRLYDIYKKTGIVQNFNDVCKNIFQPLFEVTKDPRSHPKLHVFLQRVIGFDSVDDESKVDRRFHRKYPKPSLWEADQNPPYSYYLYYLYSSVASLNQWRAKRGFNTLVLRPHCGEAGDPEHLVSAYMLAHGISHGILLRKVPFVQYLYYLDQVGIAMSPLSNNALFLTYDKNPFPRYFKRGLNVSLSTDDPLQFSYTREPLIEEYSVAAQIYKLSNVDMCELARNSVLQSGWEAQIKQHWVGKDFYKEGVEGNDVVKTNVPDIRINYRYDTLSTELELVHHFATFSRHAVEI; encoded by the coding sequence ATGGACGCTGATAAGGTTAATACTAATTTATCAGACTTGTCACTTGAAGCTGCCCCATCTCACGATGATGTAACAAATCCGGGGTTGTTGGTAGATAGAGAGGATAACCTTGACGCTTCTGATGATGTTGCGAATCAGATGGAATTGCAACTGTCGAATGACGGTAGTGACAacaatatttcttcaatgaatgCAAATTTCTCATACCATGAAAGCCAAAAGTTGATTCAGAATAATTCAAAGCATATTGCAGTTGATGAGCATGATGTGAATTCTGCTATCTTAGAACAACCGAGACATGCTTCCAATCTAAGTACAGAGTCTCCCACTACTAAGAAATCAAGAACTCTTTCTGCAAGTGCCCAACATACCATTCCGGAACCACCAAGACCACTTTGGAATAAGGAACCGAAAGTAAAGAAGGAGACTACCCTTTATAAGATGGGTATGCTCGCTGAAGATGCAGAGCAACAGTTCTCTGAAGACCCTTCCCCGGAGCTTATCGATTTATATTCCAAAGTGCAAGAATGTAGAGATTTAAgaacaaaatatcaaacCTTATCAGTTCAAAATGACAACcaaaatccaaaaaataaGCCAGATTGGAAGGTTTACCCATATCCACCAAAACCTTCATATAATGCAGATACTAAAACGGTAGTCCCAGTATTTAATAAGCCAGATGTGGAGGTGTTTGATTTTAATCAATGTGAAATTCCTGGCATAGATGAAGAGTGGGATTTTGGTTCCAATGGAGATGATAGCTATATTGTTCATAAAGCCGGAAATCCAGATGATCTTATTGCCGATATTCCAACATTGCGTGATTACTATAGAGATTTGGATAAAATGATTGGAATCTCATCTGATGGTCCAGCCAAATCTTTTGCCTTCAGAAGGTTACAGTATTTGGAAGCTCGTTGGAACTTATATTACTTATTGAACGAATATCAAGAAACTAGCGTGTCAAAGAGGAATCCTCACAGAGATTTTTATAACGTGAGAAAAGTCGATACTCACGTTCATCATTCTGCTTGCATGAACCAAAAACATTTACTAcgttttatcaaatataaattaagGCATTCTGCTGAAGAGAAAGTTATATTCAGAGATGGACAACTGTTAACTTTAGAGGAAGTTTTCCgttctttgaatttgacTGGATATGATTTATCAATTGACACATTGGATATGCATGCCCATAAGGACACTTTTCATCggtttgataaattcaactTGAAATATAATCCAATTGGCGAATCCCGTCTAAGAGAGATTTTCTTAAAGACAAATAACTATATTAGGGGTTCATACTTAGCTGAAATTACTCAGCAGGTCATATCTGAtttagaaaattcaaaatatcaaaattgcGAATACAGAATATCCATTTACGGAAGATCCTTGGATGAGTGGGATAAACTGGCTGCCTGGGTCatagataataaaataatttctcACAATGTCCGTTGGTTGATTCAAATCCCTCGTCTTTACGACATCTATAAGAAGACAGGTATcgttcaaaatttcaatgatgtttgtaaaaatattttccaaccattatttgaagttaCAAAGGATCCAAGAAGCCATCCAAAATTACACGTATTTTTACAAAGAGTGATCGGGTTTGATTCtgttgatgatgaatcTAAAGTGGATCGTCGTTTCCACAGAAAATACCCAAAGCCATCTTTATGGGAAGCTGATCAAAATCCACCATATTCTTACTACTTATACTATCTGTACTCAAGTGTAGCATCATTAAATCAATGGAGAGCAAAAAGAGGGTTCAATACATTGGTTTTGAGACCACATTGTGGTGAAGCTGGTGATCCAGAACATTTAGTCTCGGCATACATGTTAGCCCATGGTATCTCACATGGTATCTTGTTGAGAAAAGTGCCATTTGTTCAATATCTTTACTACTTGGATCAGGTTGGTATTGCAATGTCTCCGCTATCAAATAATGCTCTGTTTTTGACCTATGATAAGAATCCATTTCCTCgttatttcaaaagagGTTTAAATGTTTCCCTATCTACGGATGATCCACTACAATTTTCATATACTAGAGAGCCATTGATTGAAGAATACTCTGTTGCAGctcaaatttacaaattatCTAATGTTGACATGTGTGAACTGGCAAGAAATTCGGTTTTACAAAGTGGTTGGGAAGCACAAATTAAGCAGCACTGGGTAGGTAAAGATTTCTACAAGGAGGGTGTTGAGGGTAATGATGTCGTAAAGACTAATGTTCCAGATATTAGAATCAATTACAGATACGATACCCTTTCAACGGAGTTAGAATTGGTCCATCACTTTGCAACTTTTTCTCGTCATGCAGTGgaaatttaa
- the CGI121 gene encoding Cgi121p (similar to Saccharomyces cerevisiae CGI121 (YML036W); ancestral locus Anc_5.581): MTTVILPQFEGTEINIALYENVKNSKEIRAKIADLPYALIDAKAIISGEQLLSAIHRALIEVNYNKMRTKSLHSECLLCLSPTSNIGDAFKKFGILDNSTSIIAVHIGAKKEEINYDFIQGTCIEFTDENLGRLADKDYISKIYKLEKTFRPETNSDLSRAVVDAILLRGL; the protein is encoded by the exons ATGACAACCGTAATTTTGCCACAGTTTGAAGGTACGGAGATTAATATTGCATTATATGAAAATGTGAAGAATAGCAAGGAAATACGAGCTAAAATTGCAGATTTGCCCTATGCGTTGATTGATGCGAAAGCAATCATATCTGGGGAGCAACTACTTTCAGCCATTCATAGAGCGCTCATCGAGGTAAACTATAATAAAATGAGAACGAAATCATTGCATTCAGAGTGTCTTTTGTGCCTTTCACCAACTTCCAATATTGGCGATGCCTTCAAGAAGTTTGGTATTTTAGATAACTCTACATCTATAATTGCTGTCCATATAGGAGCCAAAAAGGAGGAGATAAATTATGATTTTATTCAAGGGACCTGTATTGAGTTTACTGACGAAAATCTAGGAAGACTGGCTGACAAAGATTACATTTCAAAG ATCTATAAGCTGGAAAAAACTTTTAGGCCAGAAACGAACTCTGATCTCTCAAGAGCTGTTGTAGATGCCATTTTGCTGAGAGGTTTATAG
- the LFT1 gene encoding Lft1p (similar to Saccharomyces cerevisiae YML037C; ancestral locus Anc_5.582) yields the protein MVENSTDEDVCELLNSLIPDSIEATINDEEEENDANLYRLLDEVPGGRKLMARLFASNNVLDSASLGTPAISAAIIEIGERWFDEEKLASSQLSTMTLQLESPVVFSWSNNATRSFNKDKHEETPKDQLKESTNQRLFEMATEEFDKIPKLPISWKQLVRGETSAVMEHRLRNFEDKVAGSPGRQDNNLSFSTFKVNPLEEFVAQELPRMKKEMKEKKKSKKKGILWFWGKNKSHSDKLKNKGSIDVNPISVVALDEPVQESGSAENIIIEDSSNVDEVLSTHSEDELKSNSFVAEEISTKSGTAENTVATEDLLSSSKGTSKVSSPSLSLSLDEAANLMEDDGKKGLSMSTFVPLQPKKKT from the coding sequence ATGGTAGAAAATTCAACAGATGAAGATGTATGTGAGCtattgaattctttgatCCCAGATTCTATTGAAGCAACTATCaacgatgaagaagaagagaatgATGCGAATCTGTACAGATTATTGGATGAAGTTCCTGGTGGACGCAAATTAATGGCTCGTCTTTTTGCATCAAATAATGTACTTGATAGCGCATCTTTAGGGACCCCAGCAATTTCTGCAGCGATCATTGAGATTGGCGAGCGATGGTTTGATGAAGAGAAGTTGGCAAGTTCTCAATTGTCCACGATGACGCTACAATTAGAGTCACCAGTAGTTTTCTCTTGGAGTAACAACGCTACTAGATCATTTAATAAGGATAAACATGAAGAAACGCCGAAAGatcaattaaaagaaagtaCTAATCAAAGACTGTTTGAAATGGCAACTGAAGAATTTGACAAGATCCCAAAGTTGCCGATATCGTGGAAGCAACTAGTTAGAGGTGAGACAAGTGCAGTAATGGAACATCGTTTGCGCAATTTTGAAGACAAAGTTGCTGGATCACCTGGAAGGCAAGACAATAatctatcattttctacCTTTAAAGTGAACCCATTAGAGGAATTTGTTGCGCAAGAACTAccaagaatgaaaaaagagatgaaagaaaagaagaaatccaagaaaaaaggCATACTATGGTTCTGGGGTAAAAATAAAAGCCACTCAGataagttgaaaaataaggGTAGCATAGATGTTAATCCTATCTCAGTCGTAGCCTTAGATGAGCCAGTTCAAGAATCTGGTTCCgcagaaaatattataatagAAGATAGCTCAAATGTTGACGAAGTGCTGAGCACGCATTCTGAAGATGAACTCAAATCGAACAGTTTTGTAGCAGAAGAGATATCGACAAAGTCCGGCACTGCAGAAAATACTGTGGCCACAGAAGATCTTTTATCATCCTCAAAGGGAACAAGTAAGGTCTCATCGCCAtctctctctctttctcttgACGAAGCTGCTAATCTCATGGAGGACGATGGTAAGAAGGGTTTGAGCATGAGCACGTTCGTTCCACTGCagccaaagaagaaaacgtaA
- the YMD8 gene encoding Ymd8p (similar to Saccharomyces cerevisiae YMD8 (YML038C); ancestral locus Anc_5.585), with product MLKLILLYTAGWYICAITLSVYNKWMFGGTNGLGVAYPILVTTCHQVTLWVLSFCYIRYYLKDTGNVFKRLYNKEWQFYLKFLVPTAVATAGDVGLSNASFKYVPLIIYTIIKSSSIAFVLLFGCLFKVEKFHWKLGTIVISMFVGVCMMVYQPSNGSAADENSNFLILVGSLMVLASSCLSGFRWVYTQVILKGVPNENVEIRLPDDDDPHIQGNLDSRLNSSTGDKVNGSESDKPHPVYTICQLAPLMAVALVITSLLVEQPTFSLSDSKLFSYGSDTGVTTRSFFVGIMLLLIPGVLVFGLTLSEFGILQITKVLTVSVIGVIKEVLTVLIGVWFLHERISGWLNWLGVVLILSDVLYYNYFRYGQNQEQGYSSLAMNDLESPSDIEEHFTLGDKIATEPYPLMGTTMQGYEADVLTRKLSGGASNLGSDVPVDEVLSTYAPNFELQTNSGETENNA from the coding sequence ATgctaaaattgattttattgtATACCGCAGGTTGGTATATTTGTGCGATCACACTATCAGTGTACAACAAATGGATGTTCGGTGGCACTAATGGTTTAGGCGTGGCATATCCTATTTTGGTAACGACTTGTCATCAAGTGACTTTGTGGGTGCTGTCCTTTTGTTACATTAGGTACTATCTAAAGGATACGGGTAATGTCTTCAAAAGATTGTATAATAAAGAATGGCAGTTTTACTTAAAATTTCTAGTTCCGACCGCTGTAGCAACCGCTGGTGATGTAGGGTTGAGCAATGCCTCTTTCAAGTATGTTCCGTTAATTATTTACACTAtaatcaaatcatcaaGTATAGCTTTCGTTCTATTATTTGGTTgtcttttcaaagttgaGAAATTCCATTGGAAACTTGGAACGATTGTTATTTCCATGTTCGTTGGTGTATGTATGATGGTTTATCAACCTTCCAATGGTTCTGCCGCTGACGAGAATAGCAATTTTCTCATCTTGGTGGGATCGTTGATGGTTTTGGCAAGTAGTTGCTTATCTGGCTTCAGATGGGTGTATACTCAGGTTATACTGAAGGGTGTACCAAACGAAAATGTAGAAATCAGATTAccagatgatgatgatccTCATATTCAAGGTAACTTGGATTCGAGGTTAAACTCGTCAACTGGCGATAAAGTTAATGGCTCTGAAAGCGACAAACCGCATCCCGTATATACTATCTGCCAATTAGCGCCACTAATGGCAGTTGCCTTGGTCATAACATCGTTGCTCGTGGAACAGCCAACATTTAGTTTATCTGACTCAAAATTATTCTCGTATGGTAGTGATACCGGAGTTACAACACGATCATTTTTTGTCGGGATAATGTTACTTCTCATTCCAGGTGTGTTAGTTTTTGGACTAACGTTATCAGAATTCGGTATCTTACAAATTACAAAAGTTTTGACTGTCTCGGTCATTGGTGTCATTAAAGAAGTTCTCACGGTGTTGATTGGTGTCTGGTTCTTGCATGAGAGAATAAGTGGATGGTTAAACTGGTTGGGTGTCGTACTCATTTTAAGTGATGTGTTGTACTATAACTATTTCAGATATGGACAAAATCAAGAACAAGGCTATTCTAGCTTGGCTATGAACGATTTAGAATCACCAAGCGATATAGAAGAGCACTTTACATTGGGGGATAAGATTGCTACTGAGCCTTATCCACTGATGGGAACTACAATGCAAGGGTATGAAGCGGATGTTTTGACCAGAAAACTGTCTGGCGGTGCTTCAAATCTTGGAAGTGATGTGCCAGTAGACGAGGTTCTGTCAACATACGCCCCAAATTTCGAATTGCAAACAAATTCAGgagaaactgaaaataatgCATAA